The region AATATCCATATATACCTTCTATTTTTGTGTTTTTATTTCGACAATTTTTGTTTTTAGTTGCCCGTCTTGCATAGTTAAATCGATTATATCGTCAACCTTAACTTGACTGACGCTACCTATTAATTTAGTTTGCTTAGATACTTGCGCAAAACCATTTGAAAACTTTTTGAGAGGGCTAAGCGAATCAAGTTTAATTGAAAGATTACTTAGTCTACCTTCTTGACTAGCTAAATTTGTAGCCGTTTGATAATATACTTTATTTACGCTTAGCCTAGTTTTTTGAATTTGACTGTTTAGTTTTGCATCAACCGAAGAATAAATATGCCTAAGAAGTTGAATACATCTTTGTCTGTATTTTATCAAATCTATCGTAAGTAGTTCGCCAGCTTCGGTTGGCGTAACCGCTCGAATATCTGCTGTAAAGTCGCACAGCGTAAAGTCTATGCCGTGTCCTATTGCCGAAACTGTGGGTTTTTTACAATTATATAAACACCTAACCACTGTTTCGTTGTTAAATACTGATAAATCTTCCTTGCTACCGCCACCACGTGCAAGTATAACGGCGTCAACTTGACTAGAAGAAAAATAATTTAGTGCCTCGCATATATCGTTTATAGCAAGTTCGCCAGAAACTCTTACTGGATAAAGAACTGTGTCCGCAGTATTATTACGACGTTTAACCACTTCTAGAATATCGGTAATTACAGCGCCTTTATTTGAAGTGATTATGCCTATTGTTTGGCAGTTTGTAGGTACGATTTTTTTGTTTGCAAGGTCAAAAATACCTTCTTTTTCAAGCTTTTCTTTGAGCAAAATATACGCTAGATAGTCTTGACCTAAATTTTTGGTTAATTCGACTTTTGTAACCGTAAAATTAAACCTTGCATTTTTTGTAAAAAAGTTGATATTACCGCTAGCTACAATTTCTAGACCATTTTTTAATAAGGAATCAAATTTACCTTTATAGATAAAACAATCAAGTGTGCTTGCTAAGTCTTTAAGAGTAAAATAAACGCCGGAATAGCTATCTTTTAGGTTGCATACTTCGCCCTTGATTGATAAAGTATTGAGCATACTCTCGCTGTCAAGTATGCCCTTAATATAAGTATTAAATTGAGTTACCGAAATTATCATTAAAAATTAAGCGTTGGTTGGTCTAGGATTAGCTCGTACAAATTCGGCTAATATGCCGTTAACATAAGAAAGGCTTTTGTCGGTAGAATATTTTTTTGCAAGGTCAACCGCTTCGTTAATGCAAACCGCTATTGGCGTATCGAAGTGTTCAAGCTCATACATAGTAAGCGCTAGTATAGCTAAGTCAATCTTATAAATACGGTCTAATTTAAAGCCCTTAGAATAAGTAGCGACTTTATTTTTGTATTCGTCAATATGAACGGACACACCTCTATACAGTTGCAAGACAAAATCTTTGTCTTCGGGGGCAAGTTTTTCAGCGTCAAACATTTCAAAACA is a window of Clostridia bacterium DNA encoding:
- the xseA gene encoding exodeoxyribonuclease VII large subunit, coding for MIISVTQFNTYIKGILDSESMLNTLSIKGEVCNLKDSYSGVYFTLKDLASTLDCFIYKGKFDSLLKNGLEIVASGNINFFTKNARFNFTVTKVELTKNLGQDYLAYILLKEKLEKEGIFDLANKKIVPTNCQTIGIITSNKGAVITDILEVVKRRNNTADTVLYPVRVSGELAINDICEALNYFSSSQVDAVILARGGGSKEDLSVFNNETVVRCLYNCKKPTVSAIGHGIDFTLCDFTADIRAVTPTEAGELLTIDLIKYRQRCIQLLRHIYSSVDAKLNSQIQKTRLSVNKVYYQTATNLASQEGRLSNLSIKLDSLSPLKKFSNGFAQVSKQTKLIGSVSQVKVDDIIDLTMQDGQLKTKIVEIKTQK
- the nusB gene encoding transcription antitermination factor NusB; translated protein: MRRYAREVAFCLTFEYMFNQSIKEDDECFEMFDAEKLAPEDKDFVLQLYRGVSVHIDEYKNKVATYSKGFKLDRIYKIDLAILALTMYELEHFDTPIAVCINEAVDLAKKYSTDKSLSYVNGILAEFVRANPRPTNA